In one Roseburia intestinalis L1-82 genomic region, the following are encoded:
- the feoB gene encoding ferrous iron transport protein B, translating to MTLKELEIGKSAVIKVVGGEGALRQHFLDMGVIPGAEVTVIKFAPMGDPMELQIHGYELTLRLSDAEQIEIELISERSRRHEGAKNINQSVHPGLGEEGKYHVKGDGRPLPEQEKLTYALVGNQNCGKTTLFNQLTGSNQHIGNFPGVTVDRKDGAIKGHPNTSVTDLPGIYSMSPYSSEEIVSRNFVLDDKPKAMINIIDATNIERNLYLTMQLLEMDIPMVIALNMMDEMTGNSGSVDVNGMEAMLGVPVVPISAAKNEGVDELVRHALHIAKYQERPGRQDFCDESDFGGAVHRCIHAVSHLIEDHAKEAQIPIRFAASKIIEGDHLILEKLRLDENEKEAIEHLIVQMEKERGLDRSAAIADMRFTFIEKVCEKTVVKPKESRERIRSEKIDRILTGKYTAIPCFIGIMLIVFYLTFHVIGAGLQNLLQMGIDALTAAVDQLLSAAGVNEVLHDLIIDGIFTGVGSILSFLPIVVTLFFFLSLMEDSGYIARVAFFMDKLLRKIGLSGRSIVPMLIGFGCTVPAVMATRTLPSERDRKMTILLTPFMSCSAKLPIYAFFVSAFFPEYGALVMCALYLGGIVIGILVALLYRKTLFRGDAVPFVMELPNYRLPGLKNVMQLLWEKAKDFLQKAFTVIFLATICIWFLQKFDIHFNIVADSKDSMLALISNGLVPLFAPLGLGDWRICTSLISGVMAKESVISTLEILFGGNVQAALSDAAAASLLVFSLLYTPCVAALASIRRELGRKWVAGVIVWQCLVAWVAAFLVHGLALLF from the coding sequence ATGACGCTAAAAGAATTAGAAATCGGAAAAAGTGCTGTGATTAAAGTAGTCGGGGGAGAAGGGGCATTAAGACAGCATTTTTTAGATATGGGAGTAATACCGGGGGCAGAGGTAACCGTCATTAAATTTGCACCGATGGGAGATCCGATGGAACTGCAGATTCATGGATATGAGCTGACACTGCGGCTTTCGGATGCGGAGCAGATTGAAATTGAACTGATCAGTGAGCGCTCGCGCAGACATGAAGGTGCAAAAAACATCAATCAGTCCGTGCATCCGGGACTCGGAGAAGAGGGGAAATACCATGTGAAGGGAGATGGAAGACCACTGCCGGAGCAGGAAAAACTGACCTATGCACTTGTCGGTAACCAGAATTGTGGAAAAACTACATTGTTTAATCAGTTAACCGGTTCAAACCAGCATATCGGAAATTTCCCGGGAGTGACAGTTGACCGAAAGGACGGGGCGATAAAAGGGCATCCGAATACCTCGGTGACAGATCTTCCGGGTATTTATTCGATGTCGCCATATAGCAGTGAGGAGATCGTTTCGAGGAATTTTGTACTTGATGATAAGCCAAAGGCGATGATCAATATCATTGATGCGACAAACATTGAACGAAATCTATATCTGACCATGCAGCTTTTAGAGATGGATATTCCGATGGTCATCGCATTAAATATGATGGATGAGATGACCGGGAATTCGGGTTCCGTGGATGTCAACGGGATGGAGGCAATGCTTGGAGTGCCGGTCGTACCGATCTCAGCGGCAAAAAATGAAGGTGTGGATGAGCTGGTACGTCATGCGCTTCACATTGCAAAATATCAGGAACGTCCGGGAAGGCAGGATTTTTGTGATGAGAGTGACTTTGGAGGAGCCGTGCACCGCTGTATCCATGCAGTTTCGCATCTGATCGAGGACCATGCAAAAGAGGCACAGATCCCGATCCGTTTTGCAGCATCAAAAATCATTGAGGGAGATCACCTGATCTTAGAAAAACTTCGCCTGGATGAAAACGAAAAAGAAGCGATCGAACATCTGATCGTACAGATGGAAAAAGAGCGCGGACTTGACCGGAGTGCGGCTATTGCCGATATGCGGTTTACATTTATTGAAAAAGTCTGTGAAAAGACGGTGGTGAAACCAAAAGAGAGCAGAGAGCGGATACGAAGTGAGAAGATTGACCGAATTCTGACTGGAAAATATACAGCAATCCCATGTTTTATCGGTATCATGCTGATCGTATTTTATCTGACGTTTCATGTGATAGGCGCCGGACTTCAGAATCTTTTACAGATGGGGATTGATGCGCTGACAGCAGCAGTGGATCAGCTCCTTTCTGCTGCAGGTGTCAATGAAGTGTTGCATGACCTTATAATTGATGGTATTTTTACAGGAGTTGGAAGCATTTTAAGTTTTCTTCCGATCGTTGTGACGCTGTTTTTCTTCCTGTCTCTGATGGAGGACAGTGGATATATTGCCCGTGTTGCATTTTTTATGGATAAGTTATTACGAAAGATCGGACTCTCTGGAAGAAGTATCGTTCCGATGCTGATCGGTTTTGGCTGTACGGTTCCGGCAGTAATGGCGACACGTACACTGCCAAGTGAGCGTGACAGAAAGATGACGATTCTGCTTACACCATTTATGAGCTGTTCGGCAAAACTTCCGATCTATGCGTTTTTCGTCAGCGCATTTTTCCCGGAGTATGGAGCACTTGTGATGTGTGCACTGTATTTAGGCGGAATTGTGATCGGTATTTTGGTGGCACTGCTTTACCGCAAGACACTGTTTCGCGGGGATGCGGTTCCGTTTGTCATGGAACTGCCGAATTACCGTCTGCCGGGGTTAAAAAATGTCATGCAGCTTTTATGGGAAAAAGCAAAAGACTTTTTACAGAAAGCGTTTACGGTTATTTTCCTTGCAACGATCTGTATCTGGTTTTTGCAGAAATTTGATATCCACTTTAATATCGTGGCCGATTCAAAGGACAGCATGCTTGCGCTGATATCGAACGGCCTTGTACCGCTGTTTGCCCCGTTGGGACTGGGGGACTGGCGTATCTGTACATCCCTGATCAGTGGTGTGATGGCAAAGGAGAGTGTGATCTCAACGCTTGAGATTTTATTTGGAGGTAATGTGCAGGCAGCGCTATCTGATGCGGCAGCAGCATCACTTCTGGTATTCAGTCTGCTTTATACACCGTGTGTTGCGGCACTTGCGTCAATCCGCCGTGAACTTGGAAGAAAATGGGTGGCAGGTGTGATCGTATGGCAGTGCCTTGTCGCCTGGGTGGCAGCATTTCTCGTGCACGGGCTTGCTCTGCTTTTCTAA
- a CDS encoding MATE family efflux transporter, whose amino-acid sequence MEIGVKNKIFTKTSTSDAHLYSNQDLRKLLVPIIVEQLLSSLMGTADTMMVSNVGSAAISAVSLVDSINILVIQALSALAAGGAILCSQYLGSSNKKAANESARQVLFVMTVFSVTLSAICLLFRGPLLHAIFGAVETDVMTNSQIYFLFTLLSFPFIGLYDAGASIMRAQNNSREPMIISIISNFLNIGGNAILIFVFGMGVEGAAISTLVSRIFCAVVVIYKLRSEEEPIFIKNYAAIRPDFSLIKKILFIGIPSGIENSMFQFGKLAIQSTVSTLGTVAIAAQAMTNILENLNGVAAIGVGIGLMTVVGQCLGAGRKDEVIYYIKKLSWLAEAAIVISCLTVLALTKPITLLGGMEAESADLCFKMVIFITITKPISWVLSFIPAYGMRAAGDVKFSMITSCCTMWLCRVSLCVYLCRVWGFGPIAVWIGMFADWTLRAIVFSIRFHGRKWLNHHIID is encoded by the coding sequence ATGGAGATTGGTGTGAAAAATAAGATCTTTACGAAAACGAGTACATCTGATGCACATTTATACAGCAATCAGGATCTGCGGAAACTATTGGTTCCGATCATCGTTGAGCAGCTGCTTTCCTCCCTGATGGGAACTGCCGACACAATGATGGTCAGCAACGTCGGCTCTGCCGCCATTTCTGCAGTATCCCTCGTGGATTCCATCAATATTTTAGTCATTCAGGCACTCTCCGCACTCGCTGCAGGAGGTGCGATCCTGTGTTCCCAGTATCTTGGGAGCAGCAACAAAAAAGCTGCCAATGAATCGGCCAGACAGGTGCTTTTTGTCATGACCGTTTTTTCCGTGACATTGTCTGCCATCTGCCTTTTATTCCGTGGTCCGCTGCTTCACGCCATTTTCGGTGCCGTGGAGACAGATGTCATGACAAATTCTCAAATTTATTTTCTATTTACCCTGTTATCCTTTCCTTTTATCGGACTGTATGATGCCGGGGCCTCGATCATGCGCGCCCAGAATAACAGCAGGGAACCAATGATCATTTCCATCATTTCCAATTTCTTAAACATCGGTGGAAATGCTATTTTGATTTTTGTTTTCGGGATGGGCGTGGAGGGTGCCGCAATTTCAACCCTCGTATCCCGCATCTTCTGCGCTGTTGTCGTGATCTACAAGCTGCGCAGTGAAGAGGAACCGATCTTTATTAAAAATTATGCCGCAATCCGTCCTGATTTTTCACTCATCAAAAAAATACTGTTCATCGGCATCCCGTCCGGGATCGAAAACAGTATGTTCCAGTTCGGTAAACTCGCGATCCAGTCTACGGTCTCCACACTTGGAACCGTCGCCATCGCTGCACAGGCAATGACAAATATCCTCGAAAATCTAAACGGTGTCGCCGCAATCGGTGTCGGCATTGGACTGATGACTGTGGTTGGACAGTGTCTCGGTGCCGGCAGAAAAGACGAGGTCATTTATTACATCAAAAAACTTTCCTGGCTCGCCGAGGCAGCGATCGTGATCAGCTGTCTTACTGTGCTTGCCCTGACAAAACCAATCACCCTGTTAGGCGGCATGGAAGCGGAAAGTGCTGACCTGTGTTTTAAAATGGTCATCTTTATCACGATTACCAAACCGATCTCCTGGGTATTATCTTTTATCCCGGCATACGGCATGCGTGCAGCCGGAGATGTCAAATTCTCCATGATCACCTCCTGCTGCACCATGTGGCTCTGCCGTGTGAGCCTTTGTGTCTATCTCTGCCGTGTTTGGGGATTTGGCCCGATTGCAGTCTGGATCGGTATGTTTGCCGACTGGACGCTCCGCGCCATCGTATTTTCGATACGCTTCCACGGAAGGAAATGGTTAAACCACCACATTATCGACTAA
- a CDS encoding NUDIX hydrolase — protein sequence MTEKQEFWDIYNEKKERTGRTMKRNDWCLKDGEYHLTVLGVIKRTDGRFLITKRVMTKAWAPGCWEVSGGAAMAGEDSKTAVLREIREETGLDVAAWDGGYLFTYRRDNPGEGDNYFVDVYRFSADFDESDLKLQEEETDGYLFASAEEIKKLGEEGKFLHYDSIRQAFV from the coding sequence ATGACAGAAAAACAGGAATTCTGGGATATTTACAATGAAAAAAAAGAGCGCACCGGCAGAACGATGAAACGGAATGACTGGTGTTTAAAGGATGGCGAATATCATCTAACCGTACTTGGCGTGATAAAAAGAACGGATGGACGTTTCCTGATCACCAAACGCGTTATGACAAAAGCGTGGGCACCGGGCTGCTGGGAGGTTTCCGGCGGTGCTGCGATGGCGGGAGAGGATTCTAAGACTGCAGTACTCCGTGAGATCAGGGAGGAGACCGGACTGGATGTTGCTGCGTGGGATGGCGGATATCTGTTTACCTACCGTAGAGATAATCCGGGAGAAGGGGATAACTATTTTGTGGATGTGTATCGTTTTTCTGCTGATTTTGACGAGTCAGATCTCAAGCTCCAGGAGGAAGAAACAGATGGATATCTGTTTGCTTCCGCTGAGGAGATCAAAAAACTTGGGGAGGAAGGAAAATTCCTTCATTATGACAGCATCAGACAGGCGTTTGTTTAG
- a CDS encoding recombinase family protein → MTDSRKIAIYLRLSIEDDALDGKASTEQRESNSISNQRKMLLDYIRNDAELMGQEVAEFCDDGFSGTNMDRPGLQEMLKQVKQSKISCILVKDMSRFARDYIELGDYLNQIFPFMGVRFIAVNDHYDSREHEGSTTPLDTAFQTLLYDLYSKDISVKVKTSFQNKCANGEYVFGQVPFGYAKSEIEKNTVIVNEKEAEIVRHIFSLAEKGMSSTQIAKELIAKQTPTVTQMRHPERKMEREHHTWSNTAVRRILNNRFYLGEMAYGKSVRKSVGSKNGIAVPKEEWKVITDHHEPLVTPEVFALASAYRPEQSTKRKREKHPLTGKIYCGGCGYAINYKPQRNNGKMPNHFWCRKHSLLQIPDCCTYFRADILEEIVLTELYRELMRRGDLIKQRESLEQFQKVELSRLNKELGNYRMQYRSLQTEKDTLYENYAVKQIEAGEYCSRADGIALQMEELSCKIEEAELAFGRFTEEYNRPKQDIKEIIRFSQMEKLTQEAVDVFIKKVIIYRDKRVEIEWNYAFGEE, encoded by the coding sequence ATGACAGACAGCAGGAAGATTGCAATCTATCTCCGCCTTTCCATAGAGGATGATGCCCTGGACGGTAAAGCTTCCACAGAGCAGCGGGAAAGCAACAGTATTTCCAATCAGCGGAAAATGCTTTTAGATTATATCAGAAATGATGCTGAACTAATGGGACAGGAGGTTGCAGAATTTTGTGATGACGGTTTTTCCGGTACGAATATGGACAGACCGGGGCTGCAGGAGATGTTAAAACAGGTAAAGCAGAGTAAAATCAGTTGTATTCTGGTAAAGGATATGTCCCGGTTTGCAAGGGATTACATAGAACTGGGTGATTATCTCAACCAGATTTTCCCCTTTATGGGAGTGCGGTTCATTGCCGTAAATGACCATTATGACAGCAGGGAGCATGAAGGAAGTACCACCCCGCTGGATACTGCTTTCCAGACGCTTCTCTATGACCTTTACAGTAAGGATATATCGGTCAAAGTAAAAACATCATTTCAAAATAAATGTGCAAATGGGGAATATGTATTCGGACAGGTTCCTTTTGGTTATGCCAAGAGTGAAATTGAAAAAAATACGGTGATTGTCAATGAAAAGGAGGCAGAAATCGTCCGCCATATCTTCTCATTGGCAGAAAAAGGAATGAGCAGTACGCAGATAGCAAAGGAGCTGATTGCCAAGCAGACGCCGACTGTTACACAGATGCGTCATCCTGAGAGGAAAATGGAAAGGGAGCATCATACATGGAGCAATACGGCAGTGAGGAGAATCCTGAATAATCGTTTCTATCTGGGCGAAATGGCTTACGGTAAATCAGTCCGCAAGTCTGTTGGAAGTAAAAACGGGATTGCTGTGCCAAAGGAGGAGTGGAAAGTAATTACGGATCATCACGAGCCGCTGGTAACGCCGGAGGTATTTGCACTTGCATCTGCTTACCGCCCGGAACAGTCCACGAAAAGGAAACGGGAAAAACACCCACTGACAGGGAAAATATATTGTGGCGGGTGTGGATATGCGATCAACTATAAACCGCAGAGAAACAATGGTAAGATGCCAAATCATTTCTGGTGCAGGAAACATTCCCTGCTGCAGATACCGGACTGCTGTACTTATTTTAGGGCAGACATTCTGGAAGAGATTGTGTTGACGGAATTGTACCGGGAGTTGATGCGCCGTGGAGATTTGATAAAACAGCGTGAGAGTCTTGAACAATTTCAGAAAGTGGAATTGAGCAGACTAAATAAAGAGCTGGGTAATTATCGGATGCAGTATCGGAGTTTGCAGACAGAGAAAGATACATTGTACGAAAACTATGCTGTAAAGCAGATAGAAGCAGGAGAATACTGCAGCAGGGCGGATGGAATCGCTTTACAGATGGAGGAGCTGTCATGTAAAATAGAAGAAGCAGAGCTTGCATTTGGCAGGTTTACGGAGGAATACAACCGACCGAAACAGGATATAAAAGAGATTATCCGGTTTTCTCAGATGGAAAAGCTGACGCAGGAAGCGGTGGATGTATTCATTAAAAAGGTTATCATATACAGGGATAAGAGAGTAGAGATTGAATGGAATTATGCTTTTGGGGAGGAGTAA
- a CDS encoding recombinase family protein, translated as MGRTSKRQSAGKGSDTPTSAAKNQKSRQYKAGIYARLSADIDKKVCRQTSKNESVEVQIEIARKFIEEWNGEHTDKIEVVDCYIDLGKTGTNFNRGAFQRLMQDVRMGDINCVIVKDLSRFGRNYLEAGNYIEKIFPFLGVRFIAVADGFDTGAGGNETKQMVSEIKNLVNDMYAKDFSVKAKASLAQRRKEGSYVGGPAPYGYKAVWEGKVRRLIPDENTEEIVRYIFQKFIETESYTAVADDLNTRKINPPAVYHKTGEVYCPPDAAYKGWDKSGVERIIKSDTYAGKLVQGKTSITARDENNRIHKPEDDWVVKEEAHEPLITPEIGKEAAGVRKKLREQTKSHAHPTEGCPIGENIFDKVLYCGVCGRKMTRHSYVKHYADDSKNRMDGYFCRNGGATKTDNCPSSNRISKNALTDILFVLFEKEFDVDLKKQRMYLDTARAIIRQKKQELEQSLHAVVCTKLRLAEEESGKYMAYRTGGLSQKDYVEYKMCKENRLRDLEKQEKNFREQEVSLERDGETYLKAVRALIKLKNEQVLTRELIESLIDKIYVYPGKMVEVLFTYSDALMERQVKK; from the coding sequence ATGGGAAGAACATCAAAGAGGCAGTCAGCGGGAAAAGGTTCGGACACACCCACGAGTGCTGCTAAGAATCAAAAGAGCAGGCAGTATAAGGCTGGTATTTATGCCAGACTCTCCGCAGATATAGACAAAAAAGTTTGCAGGCAAACTTCAAAGAATGAATCAGTAGAGGTGCAGATAGAGATCGCCAGGAAATTCATTGAGGAATGGAACGGAGAACATACGGATAAAATCGAAGTTGTAGACTGTTATATCGACTTGGGAAAGACGGGAACCAATTTTAACCGGGGTGCGTTTCAGCGGCTGATGCAGGATGTCCGCATGGGAGACATTAACTGTGTGATCGTAAAAGACCTGTCCCGTTTTGGCAGAAATTATCTGGAAGCCGGAAATTATATAGAGAAGATTTTCCCGTTCCTTGGTGTGCGTTTCATAGCCGTGGCGGATGGCTTTGATACCGGGGCAGGCGGCAATGAAACGAAACAGATGGTATCGGAAATCAAGAATCTGGTAAATGATATGTATGCTAAGGATTTTTCCGTGAAAGCGAAAGCTTCTCTGGCACAGAGAAGAAAAGAAGGCTCCTATGTGGGCGGTCCTGCACCTTATGGGTATAAGGCAGTCTGGGAGGGCAAAGTACGCAGGCTGATACCGGATGAAAATACGGAGGAGATTGTCAGATACATTTTTCAGAAATTTATTGAGACGGAAAGCTATACGGCAGTTGCGGATGATCTGAACACTCGTAAGATCAATCCGCCGGCGGTCTATCACAAAACGGGAGAGGTCTACTGCCCACCGGATGCAGCTTACAAAGGATGGGATAAAAGTGGTGTGGAACGCATTATTAAAAGTGACACTTACGCTGGAAAGCTGGTACAGGGAAAGACCAGCATTACTGCAAGGGATGAAAATAACCGCATTCACAAGCCGGAAGATGACTGGGTGGTAAAAGAAGAAGCCCATGAGCCGCTGATCACGCCGGAGATTGGGAAGGAAGCGGCCGGAGTAAGGAAGAAACTGCGGGAGCAGACAAAAAGCCATGCTCATCCAACGGAAGGCTGCCCAATCGGAGAAAATATTTTTGACAAGGTGCTGTACTGTGGTGTATGCGGGCGGAAAATGACAAGACACAGCTATGTGAAGCACTATGCGGATGATAGTAAAAACCGTATGGATGGTTATTTTTGTAGGAATGGCGGAGCAACCAAAACAGATAACTGTCCGTCCTCTAACCGTATCTCGAAAAATGCGTTGACGGATATCCTTTTTGTACTGTTTGAAAAAGAATTTGATGTGGACTTGAAAAAACAGAGAATGTATTTAGATACTGCAAGAGCAATCATCCGGCAAAAAAAGCAGGAACTGGAGCAGAGCCTTCATGCCGTGGTCTGCACAAAGCTCCGGCTTGCAGAGGAAGAAAGCGGGAAGTATATGGCATACCGCACGGGCGGTCTTTCGCAGAAAGACTATGTGGAGTATAAAATGTGTAAGGAAAACAGGCTGCGGGATTTGGAGAAGCAGGAGAAGAACTTCAGAGAGCAGGAAGTAAGCCTTGAGCGTGACGGAGAAACCTATCTGAAAGCAGTCCGTGCATTGATAAAACTAAAGAATGAACAGGTACTTACCAGGGAGCTTATTGAATCGCTGATAGATAAAATCTATGTGTATCCGGGGAAAATGGTGGAAGTCTTATTTACATACAGTGATGCACTGATGGAAAGGCAGGTGAAAAAATGA